The nucleotide sequence CCGAGCAGGCTCAGGCGATCAGCACGGGCTCGCCGTACGAGCTACGGGTACGGGTCGCCCACTGACCCGAAACCCCGGCGCCCGAACCGCCGCCGTCGCACCGTCTGGCGCGACGGGGTGCGAGCGGTGTGGCGAAGAACCGGCGTCAGGGCCTTTCGATCTGCGCGGCGGCCTCCTCCAGGTCGTCGACGGTCCCCGACATGATCGTCCGTACGTGCTCGGTGATGTGCTGCAGCGGCCAGTCCCACCACGCCACGGCGAGGAGCCGGGCGACATCCGCGGCGTCGTAGCGCGTACGGATGAGACGAGCGGGGTTGCCTCCGACGATGCCATAGTCGGGGACGTCCCCCGTGACCACGGCGCCGGCGCCGATGATCGCGCCGTGACCGATGCGTACACCAGGCATGACCGTGGCGCCGTGGCCGAACCACACGTCGTTGCCGACGACCGTGTCGCCCCGGCCGGGCAGGTCGGTGATCAGGTCGAAGTGTTCCGCCCAGGAGCCTCCCATGGTGGGAAACGGGAAGGTGGACGGTCCGTCCATGCGGTGATTGGCGCCGTTCATGATGAACCGCGTGCCCGTCCCCAGCGCGCAGTACTTGCCGATGACAAGCCGCTCGGGACCGTAGTGGTAGAGGACGTTGCGCGTCTCGAACGCCGTCGGGTCGTGCGGATCGTCGTAGTACGAGAAGTCGCCGACCTCGATCAACGGCGACTTCACCAACGGCTTGAGCAGAACCACGCGCGGGTGCTCGGGCAGCGGGTGGAGGACGGTGGGGTCAGCCGGAACGGGCGGCTCAGCGGGAACGAGCGGCATCGCGGAGGCGGTTCCTATCGATCGGACCTAGTGCGACAACTGTCGCGTTAAGATGCTGGCACGCCCTGCAACTTCGATCAACCGGATACCGACAGCCGATGACAGACCCTCAGGACACGACGTCGGACCGACGCCCGGGCGGCCGCACCGCCCGCGTCCGCGCCCAGGTCCTCGACGCGGTGCGCGCCGAACTCGCCGAATCCGGTCACGAAGGACTCACGATGGAGGGCGTCGCGACACGGGCCGGAGTCCACCGCGCCACGGTCTACCGGCGGTGGCGCGATGTCGCCGGCCTGCTCGTCGACGTCATCGACGCCGCCGGCGAGGTCGACTGGCAGCCACCGGACACCGGCTCGCTGCGCGGTGATCTGACGGCCCTCAACCAGGAGATCCAGGAATCCCTCGTCGTACGTCCGTCGCTCCCCCTCGCCCTGATGGCCGCGTCCTTCCAGTCGGAACAGGCAGCGCGGGCCCAGACGCGGCTGTGGGCGGACCGCTACGCGCAGTGCGAGATCCTCGTCGAGCGCGCCGTCGATCGCGGCGAACTGCCTGAGGACACGGACGCCCGGAGCCTGCTGAT is from Streptomyces venezuelae ATCC 10712 and encodes:
- a CDS encoding TetR/AcrR family transcriptional regulator, translating into MTDPQDTTSDRRPGGRTARVRAQVLDAVRAELAESGHEGLTMEGVATRAGVHRATVYRRWRDVAGLLVDVIDAAGEVDWQPPDTGSLRGDLTALNQEIQESLVVRPSLPLALMAASFQSEQAARAQTRLWADRYAQCEILVERAVDRGELPEDTDARSLLIAATAPLYHELVLLRAEPDAQLPKRAAEAAALAAAAGAFAGRNEESP
- a CDS encoding CatB-related O-acetyltransferase, whose product is MPLVPAEPPVPADPTVLHPLPEHPRVVLLKPLVKSPLIEVGDFSYYDDPHDPTAFETRNVLYHYGPERLVIGKYCALGTGTRFIMNGANHRMDGPSTFPFPTMGGSWAEHFDLITDLPGRGDTVVGNDVWFGHGATVMPGVRIGHGAIIGAGAVVTGDVPDYGIVGGNPARLIRTRYDAADVARLLAVAWWDWPLQHITEHVRTIMSGTVDDLEEAAAQIERP